A genomic region of Arachis stenosperma cultivar V10309 chromosome 9, arast.V10309.gnm1.PFL2, whole genome shotgun sequence contains the following coding sequences:
- the LOC130951862 gene encoding peroxidase 66-like, producing MKFSSNHQLSVNQLFSLVSIIIIISYSIDMAPVPAKFIFFPIIFFLLNSLSLSKAELQADYYDQTCPQLEKIIADTVLNASKHDPKVPARILRMFFHDCFIRGCDASILLDSTPTNKAEKDGPPNISVRSFYVIDDAKAKLEKACPHTVSCADIIAIAARDVVTMSGGPYWKVLKGRKDGKVSKASDTSNLPAPFFNVSQLIQSFAKRGLGVKDMVTLSGGHTLGFSHCSSFAARLRNFSSVHDIDPRMNTEFAVGLRKQCPKPNNNGDAGQFLDSTASVFDNDYFRQLLAGKGVFSSDQSLVDDSRTRWIVEAFARDQSLFFKEFATSMLKLGNARGSGDGEVRLKCRFKS from the exons ATGAAGTTCTCATCCAATCATCAACTTTCAGTTAATCAGTTGTTTAGTTTAGTAtctattattatcatcatctcATATTCAATAGATATGGCTCCGGTCCCAGCAAAGTTCATCTTCTTTCCAAtcattttcttcctcttgaacTCACTTTCATTATCCAAGGCTGAACTCCAAGCAGATTACTATGACCAAACATGTCCACAATTGGAGAAAATCATTGCAGACACTGTTCTCAATGCTTCAAAGCATGACCCCAAAGTCCCAGCTCGTATCTTGAGGATGTTCTTCCATGACTGTTTCATAAGG GGATGTGATGCATCAATACTTCTGGACTCAACTCCTACTAACAAAGCAGAGAAAGATGGCCCTCCGAATATCTCGGTTCGATCATTTTATGTGATTGATGATGCTAAGGCCAAGCTTGAGAAGGCTTGCCCACACACAGTTTCCTGTGCTGACATAATTGCCATTGCAGCTAGAGATGTTGTAACCATG TCTGGAGGTCCATATTGGAAGGTACTAAAAGGAAGGAAAGATGGAAAGGTTTCAAAGGCATCTGATACCAGCAACTTACCTGCACCATTCTTCAATGTCAGCCAACTCATTCAAAGCTTTGCTAAGAGAGGTTTAGGAGTGAAAGACATGGTGACTTTATCTGGTGGCCACACCCTAGGCTTCTCACATTGTTCTTCCTTTGCAGCTCGCCTTcgcaattttagttcagtgcATGACATTGATCCACGCATGAACACCGAGTTTGCAGTAGGCCTAAGAAAGCAGTGCCCAAAGCCAAACAACAATGGTGATGCAGGGCAGTTCTTGGACTCAACAGCTTCGGTTTTTGATAATGATTATTTCAGACAACTGTTGGCAGGAAAAGGTGTGTTCTCTTCCGACCAATCACTGGTTGATGATTCCAGGACTAGATGGATTGTTGAAGCATTTGCCAGAGACCAGAGTTTGTTCTTCAAAGAGTTTGCAACTTCGATGCTGAAACTTGGAAATGCAAGAGGTTCTGGAGATGGAGAAGTGAGACTTAAGTGCAGGTTCAAGAGCTAA
- the LOC130951863 gene encoding uncharacterized protein LOC130951863: MGDSKETDSKKPSSNWPPIKPKKNLQITRFRDFDLFTVQNFFSSAESKAFVKAAEAIGFVHQGSLGPTKGEAYRDNDRISVNDPVLADTIWDSGLRKLFSDLRIRGKVAIGLNPNIRFYRYKVGQRFGRHIDESVDLGDGKRTHYTLLVYLSGGPGDLKPKSKNNSSNPTDSSIDPLVGGETVFYGSRNSIVAEVSPTEGMALLHIHGDKCLLHEARNVTKGVKYVFRSDVVFA, from the exons ATGGGAGACAGCAAGGAGACGGATTCTAAGAAACCTTCGTCAAATTGGCCTCCCATCAAACCCAAAAAGAATCTTCAGATTACCCGCTTCCGAGACTTTGATCTCTTCACG GTCCAGAATTTTTTCTCCTCTGCTGAATCAAAGGCATTCGTTAAAGCTGCGGAGGCAATTGGTTTTGTTCATCAAGGGAGTTTGGGTCCAACCAAAGGTGAAGCTTATAGAGATAATGATCGAATCTCAGTGAATGATCCTGTCCTTGCAGATACAATTTGGGACTCTGGACTTCGCAAATTGTTTTCTGACCTAAGAATACGAGGGAAGGTCGCCATAGGCCTTAATCCGAATATTAGATTCTACCG GTACAAGGTTGGTCAACGTTTTGGTCGACATATTGATGAAAGTGTTGATCTTGGAGATGGGAAACGCACTCATTATACTTTGCTAGTGTATTTAAGTGGTGGACCTGGTGACCTTAAGCCAAAGTCCAAAAATAATTCCAGCAACCCCACAGATTCTTCTATTGATCCTTTAGTTGGAGGAGAAACAGTCTTCTATGGTTCAAGAAATAGCATTGTAGCCGAG GTGTCTCCTACTGAAGGGATGGCACTCCTGCATATTCATGGAGATAAATGCTTACTGCATGAAGCCAGAAATGTCACTAAGGGGGTCAAATATGTGTTTCGGTCTGATGTAGTATTTGCTTAA
- the LOC130951219 gene encoding MADS-box protein AGL42-like isoform X1: protein MVRGKTEMKRIENECNRKVTFSKRRNGLLKKAHELSVLCDAQVGVIIFSQKGTLFEFSSTSSHISKILERYQEYTGVFPPNKLREDYIQKLKFDSASMEEKIEILELSRRKMLGHCLSSCSFDELQQMEDKLHTSLQCIRVRKTQLFKEQIEQLQSKINAWHIFQERNLLKENVRLTAMCMEKPLKHREEEATETTHHTLDVETDLFIGLPKQYADHNQIYT from the exons ATGGTGAGGGGAAAGACTGAGATGAAGAGAATAGAGAATGAATGTAACCGAAAAGTGACGTTTTCAAAGCGCAGAAATGGTCTTTTAAAGAAAGCTCATGAGTTATCTGTTCTCTGTGATGCTCAAGTTGGAGTCATAATATTCTCCCAAAAGGGAACCTTATTTGAGTTCTCATCAACTTCTTCTCA CATTTCAAAGATATTGGAACGCTACCAGGAATATACCGGAGTGTTTCCACCCAACAAGTTAAGAGAGGATTATATCCAG AAACTCAAGTTTGACTCCGCAAGCATGGAAGAAAAAATTGAGATTCTTGAACTGTCTAGAAG GAAGATGCTGGGACACTGCTTGagttcttgttcttttgatgaACTCCAACAAATGGAGGACAAGCTCCATACAAGTTTGCAATGTATCCGTGTGAGAAAG ACTCAACTATTTAAGGAGCAAATTGAGCAACTACAGAGCAAG ATTAATGCCTGGCATATTTTTCAGGAGAGAAACTTGCTCAAAGAAAATGTCCGGTTAACTGCAATG TGCATGGAAAAACCATTGAAGCACAGAGAAGAGGAAGCAACAGAAACAACTCATCACACTTTGGATGTGGAGACTGATCTATTTATTGGGCTTCCAAAGCAGTATGCTGATCATAATCAAATATATACATAG
- the LOC130951219 gene encoding MADS-box protein AGL42-like isoform X2 — protein sequence MVRGKTEMKRIENECNRKVTFSKRRNGLLKKAHELSVLCDAQVGVIIFSQKGTLFEFSSTSSHISKILERYQEYTGVFPPNKLREDYIQKLKFDSASMEEKIEILELSRRKMLGHCLSSCSFDELQQMEDKLHTSLQCIRVRKTQLFKEQIEQLQSKERNLLKENVRLTAMCMEKPLKHREEEATETTHHTLDVETDLFIGLPKQYADHNQIYT from the exons ATGGTGAGGGGAAAGACTGAGATGAAGAGAATAGAGAATGAATGTAACCGAAAAGTGACGTTTTCAAAGCGCAGAAATGGTCTTTTAAAGAAAGCTCATGAGTTATCTGTTCTCTGTGATGCTCAAGTTGGAGTCATAATATTCTCCCAAAAGGGAACCTTATTTGAGTTCTCATCAACTTCTTCTCA CATTTCAAAGATATTGGAACGCTACCAGGAATATACCGGAGTGTTTCCACCCAACAAGTTAAGAGAGGATTATATCCAG AAACTCAAGTTTGACTCCGCAAGCATGGAAGAAAAAATTGAGATTCTTGAACTGTCTAGAAG GAAGATGCTGGGACACTGCTTGagttcttgttcttttgatgaACTCCAACAAATGGAGGACAAGCTCCATACAAGTTTGCAATGTATCCGTGTGAGAAAG ACTCAACTATTTAAGGAGCAAATTGAGCAACTACAGAGCAAG GAGAGAAACTTGCTCAAAGAAAATGTCCGGTTAACTGCAATG TGCATGGAAAAACCATTGAAGCACAGAGAAGAGGAAGCAACAGAAACAACTCATCACACTTTGGATGTGGAGACTGATCTATTTATTGGGCTTCCAAAGCAGTATGCTGATCATAATCAAATATATACATAG